The uncultured Roseibium sp. DNA segment CCGGATCCGGCACGCTCGGCCTGCTGATCCCGCCGTCGATCATCCTGATCGTCTACGGGGCGGCCACCGAGCAGTCGATTGCCCGTCTGTTCATGGCAGGCGTCATTCCAGGGGCCATGCTCTGCGTTTTGTTCATGGGCTATGTGATGGTCTGGGCAACGCTCAATGCATCCAAGATGCCGGAAAAGGAACCGCAGATCCCGTTCTGGGACCGGGTCAAGGCGACCCGCCGTCTGTTCCCGGTGATTGCCCTGATTGCCGGAGTGATCGGGTCGATCTATGCGGGCCTCGCCGCACCGACCGAAGCGGCCGCCATTGGCGTGGTTCTGTCTCTGCTTCTGTCCTGGGCGTCCGGCACACTGACGAAAAAGAGCTTCACCGATGCCCTGATGGGGGCGACGCGCACGTCCTGCATGATCGCCTTCATCCTGGCGGGTGCGGCTTTCCTGACTGTCGCCATGGGCTTTACCGGTATTCCCCGGGAACTGGCCGGCTGGATCGGCTCGCTCGGCCTGTCGCCGCTGCAACTGCTGGCCGCGCTCACCGTGTTCTTCATCGTGCTCGGCTGTTTTCTCGACGGGATCTCGGTCGTCGTGCTGACCACGTCCGTGATCCTGCCCATGGTCGAACAGGCGGGTCTCGATCTCATCTGGTTCGGCATCTACCTGGTGCTGGTCGTGGAAATGAGCCAGATCACGCCGCCGGTGGGCTTCAACCTGTTCGTGCTGCAGGGCATGACCGGCCACAACATCTTCAAGGTCGCCCGCATGGCCTTGCCGTTCTTTCTGCTCATGATACTGGCGGTGGTCCTGATCGTGATCTTCCCGGAACTGGCCCTGTGGTTGCCCCAGAACATGATGTCGCATTAGAAGGGGCGCGAAGAAGCCAGCCGGTTGCGAGGCGGTTGGGAAGACAAGGAAATATCCAATGAGTGACAAGACGCCGGACCAGCCCGCCAGTATCGGCCCTGTCGTGTCGTCGGCCCATCTGGCCTCCGGCGCCATGCCGGCGCTTTCCGAAGTCGAGTTCGCGGTGACCATGATGGTCAATGCCTATCACCGTTGGATGGTGCGCTGCATGGCAGCGTCGGGCACCGAAGGCATGAGCCCGCTCGACGTTCTTGTCCTGCATACGATCAATCATCGCGGACGCCCGAAGACCCTGTCCGACATCTGCCTCGTGCTCAATATCGAGGACACGCACACGGTGACCTATGCGATGAAGAAGCTTGAAAAGGCGGGCCTCATCAAATCCGGCCGTCGCGGCAAGGAAAAGACGGCCGAAATCACCGAAAGCGGGGAAACAGCCTGTCTGGAATACCGCCGCCTGCGGGAGGCGCTTCTGGTCAAGCCGATGAAGGCGCTCGGGCTCGACGAGAATGAGCTCTCCCGCCTTGCCGCAACCCTGCGCCTGGTTTCGGGCAATTACGACCAGGCCGCCC contains these protein-coding regions:
- a CDS encoding TRAP transporter large permease subunit, which translates into the protein MDLSLIALCLGLGMLAALATGIWVAMALFGVALIAMMLLVSAPAGPVLATTVWGAANSWDLTALPMFIWMGEILFRSRLSEDMFAGLSPWMRNLPGRLLHVNILGCGIFAAVSGSSAATTATIGKMSLPELKQRGYDERMAIGTLAGSGTLGLLIPPSIILIVYGAATEQSIARLFMAGVIPGAMLCVLFMGYVMVWATLNASKMPEKEPQIPFWDRVKATRRLFPVIALIAGVIGSIYAGLAAPTEAAAIGVVLSLLLSWASGTLTKKSFTDALMGATRTSCMIAFILAGAAFLTVAMGFTGIPRELAGWIGSLGLSPLQLLAALTVFFIVLGCFLDGISVVVLTTSVILPMVEQAGLDLIWFGIYLVLVVEMSQITPPVGFNLFVLQGMTGHNIFKVARMALPFFLLMILAVVLIVIFPELALWLPQNMMSH
- a CDS encoding winged helix DNA-binding protein, coding for MSDKTPDQPASIGPVVSSAHLASGAMPALSEVEFAVTMMVNAYHRWMVRCMAASGTEGMSPLDVLVLHTINHRGRPKTLSDICLVLNIEDTHTVTYAMKKLEKAGLIKSGRRGKEKTAEITESGETACLEYRRLREALLVKPMKALGLDENELSRLAATLRLVSGNYDQAARAAAAM